Within the Medicago truncatula cultivar Jemalong A17 chromosome 4, MtrunA17r5.0-ANR, whole genome shotgun sequence genome, the region AAGTTATATGATTCATGCACATAATTCAGTTTGATTGACTCcataaacaaatatgatttgATCTAAAACTGTTTAGattaaatcaaatttcaattgatttaatttataattgtaACAAAATCCACTACTGATAGTGATATTATAAAGTCATGGTAAAATAATACATGTGATgtcaaatagtaaaaaaaatagatcaaattaaaagaataagtattattaaagaaattaaaaactaaaaataatatattgatgtaatattttatcctaataaaaataaataagaattaaaatttatatatatggttCGCTGGACTTTGAAAAAGGACTCAAATCCCATCCAGATTGAATGTTTTTCACATAAGATTCAAAAACatctaataatatttaattttgtaccgtttacattttttcatattaacttacaattttaatttaaacaatattttaatttaaggtGGGATgtccaaaatatatatatatatatgttggaaagaaataaataatcaatttctCATTTTCCATCATATGAATACGAAGGCCTTAAGccattatttaactttttttttttgaataaaattcacTATTAAATATACTTTGTCAATGtgtatattgtcaaaaaaaaccataaaagagTACAATACATCATGTCATTGTCAAGTGGTGTACCCAACAAACCTAACTGTTTGTACTTCAAGtttgctataaaaaaaaaaaactaaacaccTACCTCAATCATTTCTTTTCCCACAATTACGCTAATCTAATCCAAATTTCTCCTATCAAAGCTAAAAGACACAAACATTCAAAAGCAAAAAGTAGACAAACCTCCTTATTCAAACAGACAGGTGTTAAAGTTACCCATCCGCATGATCCACACCActaattcaaaaaccaaaaaagcaacaaaaacacATTCAAATCTATATGGTGGAAGAACACAAAAAACACATCTCTCACCAACCTATATAAAACATGTCTAAAGTTGCGATGATTTCGCATCTTCAGACACATTATGACAGAAGCTCCAAATCCAACCTGGAGTTTCCGCTTTAGATCCACCTCAAGTTAATTACTTGATTGTCTGTCGTAGTTCCATACATCCACTTAAAATTTGGgactaaaataattaaaatcccaaaaaataaatgaaaaaataattaaaaaaaatgtgaaattaagAAGTTTTAGTTTGGCTTTAGATCTTGGAACATAGTATCCCACCTGATATCTTCAACAGCAGCTGACCAATAACCATTGTTGTTATGATCATCTCCTTTCATCTTTCCTTCATGAAAATGATAAACCATAGGAGTACTACAAAAACTATCAAGAGCAAGAGCAGGCATCATTGAAGGACTAGGGCTTCCATTTGTAAGCAACAGTCTCTCTTGTTTATCCACCTTCAACTTCTTATTCCTCTTCACCACAGAATTCTTCCATGATGATCTTGTTCCATAATAACTACTACTACTAGCCCTTGATGTTGGAACTACAACAAGTGCTGAATTTGATTCTTCACATGTAACCAACTTTCTCATTATGTAGTTACCTAAGCActtttttgtctttttgatTGCTCCCATGATCTTTGCCATTGGTCTTGGTGGTTGTCtctttgctttttcttttcttgcaaGTTTGAGAATTTCTAGCCTGTGTTTGGCTATGGAGATTCCCATGCTTTGGAGAAATTCATGGTTGAAGTAAACCATGTCTTCTTGTTCTAGCTCATTGTGTGCAAAAGTGAGACCATACTCATACACAAGAGatggatcaaggtttgtttttGAAAGCCAAGAAAACCAATCCATGGTTGGTAagttgaaggaagtgtttgtgtgtgtgtgtgtggaatGTAATATGGTTTTTAACTTCACAAGAGGGATGTATATATAAAAGGTTAAGGAGGGGTAGGGGGATGGTAAAGAGAAACTGAAAAAGAAAGTGGTTAAAATGAGTGACATAGACTCTGTGGGACCCATATTCCCAATATTCTATGTAAAGAAGGAAAATATGtgagtgtattttttatttgatagtaaggaaaattgattttaaatgaatcaattttgtaaaattgtttttgtttaaaagtgaattgaatataaaattattaatgttGAGATTCATAGTTGAACTATTAATTTGAGGCTAAAAAACAATTACCGAGACAAGATCAATTTTATGTGAACAtaattatgttaaaattaattataaaattctATATCAATTTTACTTTATGTAATGTGTGTTTGGTTATGCATTGCTTATATTTTTAGTGCCTCCATGAGATTTTAATTTCAATGCGATGTTAGCGAAGCTATGAATTGACAAAATAAGTGAGTGTTAGTTACACACAAATGAATAGTAAAAATAAGCACATTAAGTAATCTCGACCGTTAGAtaaaaatcacacaattcataTTCGAATTTAACCAAATCAATGTTAAAAATGTGTGCATGTCAAAATATTAGTCGTTTGATCCTCATTTAAGAAATGAGATATATGTCTCCATGTGTGCAAATAATGCATTCCCACTTTGTGGGGTGGGCAATATTGACTATATATGCTTTTGACAAATTAGTTATTAGTTGAACCTTGAGAGTGACTaaagaaaaagtaagaaaagGGGTGTGTGGGGTATGTAACCCATGTTCTCATTCCCTCCAAAACTAGTCATGCTATGCTATGATCAAAACTTTGAGGAGTGAGTGAGACCTAAGAGTTCCATGTGGGAATGTAATCTCCCACCCCCCACCATCAATTACGGGTTATGGAAAAGTGCCTTCCTTGTGAAGTCACCCACTACTTTTTTGGTGTAAGTAGTTGAGAGTAGAAGTAGATAAATGCAAGAGTTAACTTAAACTGTGGTAACCCATTTTAAGGCGTTATGTACAACACATTGAGACTTTGATGGGGACTTTGTTTAAAACAAAAGCAAGTCCTTCTATTCTTTTGCTATCAAATGAATTTCACATGATTGAGGTCCCTATAACTTGTGAAACTTGTCCTAAGTATGACACTTTGTGACCCAGAACGGAAGTAAGGGTTAGCAAGTGTTAAACCTAACGAATAAACAGACAAGTTGCAAGCGACAAATCTATCAAATAAGGGTTTCCGAAATCCACTAGAATTGAGGAAAAAGTCTcgaataattttattgaatgaataagtCTCTCTTAGGCTGCATAAGTTATGTTTAAATACTAAATGAAATAACAAACTCGTATGAGCCGAAAAATAACAAAACGAATAGAAAGTTCttgaaaatgttgaaatattAAAAGGCAGTTTCCGGGGCCTCCCGAAAAGGTATAATTCGGGTCAGTCGGACACCAAATGCAAAATTTGCACTATTTTCCGACCGAACCTTTCTTGTGCACCACGCCGTCTTCAATTCGTGTTGCCATCTTGTCTACGTCACTTTGTCATGGTGCTTAATTTGCTTTCTTGTTGCACTTTTCTTGGACTTTAGAGTATAATTTCCTCAAGCTAATATTACTCATTGAATCCTATTTGAGGCAAATAATgagagagggagagaaagaAACTAAAGAAggataataattattttgatagaTTAAGGAAGCAATAACAATCATTTAGAGggaaaaattgtaatttttttataaatcaacaTTGGAGTCTCTTTTTTCTTTGAGACGTTACTAGAAAA harbors:
- the LOC11434394 gene encoding uncharacterized protein; this translates as MDWFSWLSKTNLDPSLVYEYGLTFAHNELEQEDMVYFNHEFLQSMGISIAKHRLEILKLARKEKAKRQPPRPMAKIMGAIKKTKKCLGNYIMRKLVTCEESNSALVVVPTSRASSSSYYGTRSSWKNSVVKRNKKLKVDKQERLLLTNGSPSPSMMPALALDSFCSTPMVYHFHEGKMKGDDHNNNGYWSAAVEDIRWDTMFQDLKPN